actccagtactgccaaaaaataagtaaaacacaaaaaattGCTTGGATTTTGcaccctctcaaaaaaaaaagaagttaactcATTTTAATTAAGTATATAATATGCCAGGCATTTTTCACAGAACTTTACACACCATGAACTCATTTCTAGCCTCACTGAAGCCTCCTGTGGTAGGTGCTATTCAGTTTCTCCACCTATGTGGAGAAACTGGCTCAGACTGGCGAGTGACTTGCCCAAAGCCACGCAGATGATAAACTTTCCAGCCAGGGTTCACACCTAATCACACTAGCAGCTGAGCGGTCCGCTTAGCCCTACTCTCTTCCACTTTCTAGTTTCTCTTGGAAATTTGGTAGATCTGGTCCCCTTGGCCCCTGTGCATCTGTAACCAGTCAGCTGACTGGAGCAAGGACTCTCCCTGTTACCCCTACCTAGCCTGTGATACTCATTTCTGTCACTCCTCCCTTGGGAGAGTGGTACTGTGACCCTTGCTTGAAGGCCTGCCTCTTAAAGCTCTCCCCTGTGCTGGGGGTGGGTTAGGGGAAGGGCAGTGTAGATCCTGACGTGGTCCCTCACCTGTACTTTGCCCACAGGTGGCGTGGTGACCGCGGGGCTAGCCATCTACGACACAATGCAGTACATCCTGAACCCCATCTGCACCTGGTGTGTGGGTCAGGCTGCCAGCATGGGCTCCCTGCTTCTGGCTGCCGGCAGCCCAGGCATGCGTCATTCGCTACCCAATTCCCGCATCATGATTCACCAGCCCTCAGGGGGTGCCCGCGTGAGTAGAGGCCTGGGAGCCACAGTGGGATTTGGGGGAAGTCCACTCAGGAGTGACTGGGCAGAAATCAGGTATGGGGGGTCATTGTTTTTAAATGTAGGTTTCAcggctaggggtatagctcagtgagcacttgcctagcatgtacaaagccctgggttcagcaccccccaaaaaaattagaaaaaaatatagtgGTGAGGACAAAGCAGTAGTGGGGTGGGGGGACTCACCAAGGCCCAACAAGTTGGCCGCCTCTACTTCCCAGCAGGGGCTGTCTCTGACCCAACCATAACTTTTACCCCCCTGGGTCACCCTCAGGGTCAAGCCACAGACATTGCCATCCAGGCAGAGGAGATCATGAAACTCAAAAAGCAGCTGTACAACATCTATGCCAAGCACACGAAGCAGAGCCTGCAGGTGATCGGTAAGTGTCCTGCCTAGGTAGGTTCCACGCCCCGTTTAGCTCATGCAGCACACACACAGGTGTCAACCATTATCTGAAGGCGAGAATTCTCCAGCTGGACATTCAGGACCAGACTGTTCTCTGTAGTACCCTAGGCACTGCAGGACGTTGAACAGCACTCCCTAGCCTTGACCCACTCCATGCAGTTGTCATCTTCATTTGGGACAGCCAAACGTTTCTGAGGACCAAGGGTGTGGTCAAATAGTAGAGTACTTGCGTAGATGCGTGAAGCTCTAGGTTCACCTATAGCTCCCCAAAAAAAATCTCCAGTCAGTGCCCAGTGCCCCCTGACTTCCAGAATCACTTCCAGTTAAGCCCTTTAAAAGTATCAACTTCCAGCCAGCCACctgtgcctcatgcctataatcctggctacttggatgacagagatcaggaggatcagcagccctggcaaatagtttgcaagaccctaccttaaaaaaaaaaacccaacaccaaaagaaagggctgatggagtggctcaagtggtagagcgcctgcctggcagtgtgaggcccagagttcaattccagtactgcaaaaaaaaccaaaaaaacacgaTCATTGCCTTTATGTATGTTGCTACAGTGACATCATTATGGGGCCTGTGGAGGCGCTCAGTGTCACAGCTTGTCTAGCACGAACaaggcctgggttccattccctGCATTGTAagacatatttaaagaaaagaattgaaCCACAAGTATggactcctgagttcaaaccccagtgccaccttaACACGGAAAggcaaaaccacagtaagataccACTTCAGTCTGCTAGGATGGCTGAGATATAAAATACAATACCAAGTGCTGATGAGAGCACGGAGCAACTGGAACGCTGATAGGAACAGGAGTGAAACTGGTCTGCCAACACTGGAAAGCTGTCTGGCAACTTTGGTTAAATCTAAACATGCAAAAGGATCCCATGTCTCTGCTCAGTGTGTAACCATGAGAATTGAGCACTTGTGTCCGTGAACAGTGTGTGATCCTGTCTGCATGAACCCCAGGGTGACCATCTACAGTCTAAGGGGCAAGCTAGCGGTGGTTCATTCACACTGTTCACAGTCACTTACCAGTGCAAACATGGCCCAGCACCATGGAAGAGCCTCACAGACACTGAGTGGACAGCATAAATGCTCTGATTCCCTTTATGTAAACCATAAaagcaagccaggtgtgatgctgcacatctataatcccagcacttgggagaccgaggcaggaggatcacaagttcaagattaGCCTGGGCCACAGACTGAGACCCTGACTGGAAAAACTAAACAGGGCTGTGGGcctggctcaagtgtagagcacatgtctagcaagcacaaggccttgagttcagagcCCAGTGCcacccaccaaaataaataaaccatagtAACGAGCACAGCCTGTCTGTGCTGATCAGACTGATTGTCTTGGGGTGCGGGAGGAGGTGGCAAGGAGTAGTGATAAGAGCAGGGTTTGGGGCTCCTGGCAGTGATGTTGCTCTTGTTCTACATGCTGGTTGTGGAGGTGTGTTCAGTCTGAAGTTCACCACACTGCACGGGCTTAAAATTTTTACCCTTTCCTGagtatgtatgtagatatatacctcaatgaaaagttaaaaaaaaaaaaaagaagaagaagaagagataggTGGCCTAGAGGAGAATGCCAGGGTCACACAGAATGGCAGAATGGGGACCTGCCTTGGTTAGCTGGGGCTGTGGTAATAAAATACCGTGGGCTGGCTGTGTGGCTTAGACTGAAGACTGGAAGCCCAAGGTCATGGGTCAGCATGGCCGGCTCCTGGGGAGGGAggactcttcctggcttgcagaccACCCCCTTGTACTTTCCTCTATCCACAGTCTCTTCTGATAAGGGCACTAGTTCCATCCTGAGGGCCCCAAGTTCATGACTCATCTAACCTCATGACCTCCCCAGGCCCCACATCCAAATGCTATCCCACTGAAGAGGGGGCTTCAATACAAGAGTTTGTTTGGGGGGCCTCCACCTGGCCCCAGGCCTCTTGCTTTTAATCACGTGTTGCTTTCCACAGAGTCTGCCATGGAGAGAGACCGATACATGAGCCCCATGGAGGCCCAGGAGTTTGGCATCTTGGACAAGGTCCTGGTCCACCCTCCGCAGGATGGTGAGGACGAACCGGAGCTGGTGCAGAAGGAGCCTGTGCCAGCACCAGCAGACCCTCCCACCGGATCAAGCACCTGAGAGCCAGACCTCATCTCCAGGAACGTGGAGGGCCAGGGGCCTGCCACACCCAGAGGCTGTGGTCCGCTCACCTCTCACTGCTAAGCCCAGAAGGGCCCCTTGAACTTTGGACGTGGGGGTTGCCCCAAAGGGTGGGGCAGTCTGGCTGAGACACTGGTTTTAAATTAAATCTTTGTGGTCTTTGTTCTACTTCTTACTGCTCTGTGATATGTGGACATGTGTGCCCTGCTAGGTCCTTCTGTTTCCCTAACTCCAAGACAGACCGTCCCTCCCTGCAGCAAACTCCTGAACATACACTGAGACATACTGTGATGAAGACAAAAGAGCCATCTTCAGTGTGCTTACATCCTCCTGGTGGTAGGCAGTCAAAGAGTCAATGAGATACAAAGACGTGTGTGACACAGTTCTAAGTGAGGGGGTCAGAGGCCTTGCTGAGAAAATGAAGGCGTTGAGGGAGGGAGCCATGTTGGTATACTGGGAAAGAGCAATCCAGGTAGAGGGtacagccagtgcaaaggccctgtggtaggtctgtgtgtgtttgtgggggtggggaagggtgctgAGGGAGAGTGGAAGAGATGAAATCAAGAAGTAAACACATTGGCTAgccctggaatcccagcactctggagggggAAGTGAGAGGACCAGGACTTCGataccagactgggctacatagcgagaccctgtctcaaaaaaaacaagaaaagagaaaagtgccAATGAGGTAAGAGCACTAAGGAGAGAGGTGAGCCATAGAAGGTTTTGAGAAAAGATGAGAAAGGATGATTGCTTCAGAGGGGCAGTGCTGAGTGTAGCAAGAACAGAAACttaggaggagtggctcaagcagcggagcacctactttgcagtgcgagagccctgagttcaaaccacagaccCACCAAATAAAACCTAGAGACTTGGTGTGCAATTGGATAATCCAGAGGTAGATTAATGGCGGCTCCAGCAGGGTGGAAAGTGAGATTCTGGTAAGGTTTCAAGGCAGTCCTCACAGATAGAAAATGTCTTGAGAAGATGTATCAAGGAATACGTGCCCATCACTGGGCATGATCCTGCAGAAGGACACCCAACTCTTACGGTGTGAAACTTGTCATTCTCCATGCTCTGTTGCCAGTAGCAAAGCCGGCTTCTGGGCTTTTGTGGGCAGCTTTGATAGGGCTCTGTCAAAGCTCACTAATTTGCTGATCACCACTGATTTTGCAAAGTGTGTTGTGGCAATTTGACTGGATAGGTTTACTATCAGAGTGGACAGACCATTGTATAAAAcacaagatagaaaaaaaaaaaacaagatagaaaagcaaataaaaggcAGGCCTCgttggtggggagggagggagagagcgaGTGTGTGCCAGCCTTCTGCAAAACTAAGCTGTTCCCCAGAAGCAGCTGGAAAAGTGGAGGGTCGGCCTGTTCACTGAGATGGTAGACCAAGGAGGAGCAGTAGGTTTGGGGACAGGGGCCAGGAGCAATTGGGGCTGTCTTATGCTTGATGTATCTGGGTGTCCCAGAGTCAGGAGCCACCGCACCTGGCTTGATCCTGTGGATGTCGCTGAAGACCTTCATTCCGAGCACTTTTGGTGCTGTGGGAGGCGAAAGCTAATGGATCCAGAAAGAATGGGAGGGAAATATTAGAGATAAACAAGTCTTTTGAGAACTTTTGGTTAAAAGGGAATCAGAGGACAGGGAAAAATGGCGTCGGAATTGTTTGCTTTTGGCTTTCTATAAACTAAATAGATTTCAGGGCTATAATCATCAGTTCTACTTGTGTGAACTTTTCATTATGAACATTTAAAATGCATGCAGAAGGCTGgggctggtgccagtggctcacgcctgtaatcccagctactcaggaggcagagatcaggaggatcgaggttggaaGCTAGCCCCAGagcaaaatagttcttgagaccctatctcaaaaatacccttcacaaaaaaggggcaggatggctccagtggtaagaaCGTCTGTGCAGAAGACGAGGAAGGAAGCCTCAGCTACCCATCACACAACCCCCAATTTACAGCCTTTTAGGATTCGTCCCTATACGGCCCCCTTCCATCCCCCCCAGACCTGTAGGATTTGGAAGCAAACACCAGGTATCATTTCTTCTATAAATACTTCAGTATGCATTTCTGAAAGATAAATAGTCTTTTAAATGACAACCACAATGCCATCTTCAAacctaaacaaaaacaaaaaaacctacttAGGGGAAATGGATACCTCGCTTTAACCTTTGACCGCAACCTCTAACTGCACGCCTGGCCCCGCCCCATAATCATGGCCCTGACCTCCGGTACCCTTGACCCTTTCCTCTCACTGCGACTGCACTCTGCTCTTAACCTCTAACATCGGCCAATTCCGTAACCTTGGCCTTTGCCCAAATTCTCCTATGATCCCTGCTCCAGACAACTCCTGCCTTCGCAGGCATGTGAGGTCCCGCCCGCGCACTGGCTTAAGTGAGCACTTTCCCTTTGCGGGAGAAGTTTGGGATAAAGCCGGAACTGATGGACGTGCGGCACAGTCAGTAAAATCTCAGGTCCTGTCGATGGGGCCCAATAGCCAGGGAGAGGAGGCGGGCTCTAAGGGAACCAGTAGCTCGAGAGGACGAGAGGAACAACCAGTAACTTTGAGAGGGAGGCGGGATTCTGGGAAAAGCCAATCACTGGAGGGACGTGGCGAGGCCACAGCCAATGGGTCTAGGCCGGGGGCGTTGCCCTGTCCCCGGCCTCTTCCACCACCGGCCCTATGGCTATGACCCGGAGTGGGAGACTGGCACTGCGGACGCTGCAGGGGTCTGGCTGGGTGCGGGGCTCGGGCCCAGCGGTGCTGAGCCGCCTGCAGGATGAGGCCGTGGTGCGGCCTGGTTTCCTGAGCAAGGCCGAGGAGGAGACGCTGAGCCGTGAACTGGAACCTGAGCTGCGCCGCCGCCGCTACGAATACGATCACTGGGATGCGGTGAGGCTGGCGGGGCGGGGCCTAGGCggaggggtggggggcggggatcGCTGAGGAGGGGCGGGGTCCCTGAGATGCGGCCGGGCCATGCTGTGGGCGGTACCTAGGAATGGGGTCTGTCCTGGAATTCCGGGAAGGGGGCACGTGGGGGACGGAGACCTGAGGACAGCGAGGACGCTTTGGAAATGAGGGCGGGGCCATAACGAGGCAGGATCCGGAGCTGCGAGGTGTTTGCCTCCACGCTGAGGGCGGAAAGAAGTGTGGAGAGATGAACAGGGTAGCGATTGGGGTCAGACTGGGGACTTCGGTGGGATCAAGTTGAGGGTGGAGACTGACAATTAAGTACTGAGTGGGGTGGGCAAGCATTGGGGACTGGGAATTGGAGACTGAGGTCAGATGTAGATGGATCCAAGACAGGGGTTTGAGACCTAGGAAGGGCTGTAGTTGTAGCAGGTGCTAGGTTACAGACGGGACTGTAAGATGAAGATGACGGCAGGGACAAGAGTCATGTTGGGAAAACCAGTCTCTTGCCCTGGACTCtgctctgtacctcagttttctGTTCTCCCGGGCCCAACCTGAGCTCTCTAttggagttttctttcttttttttgaggtggtggggatggaactcaggacctctcacaTGCCAAGCAAGCTCTCACCACTGAGCCTAGACCTTGACCTGAGTTCTCCGTGCAGGCCATCCACGGCTTTCGGGAAACAGAGAAGTCCCGCTGGTCTGAAGCAAGCCGGGCCATTCTGCAGCGCGTACAGGTAGCTGCCTTTGGACCTGGCCAGACCCTGCTGTCCCCAGTGCACGTGCTGGACCTGGAACCTCAGGGCTACATCAAGCCTCACGTAGATAGTGTCAAGGTGGGCAAAAACCAGCACCTTGGAGCTCCCAGCCAGGGGTTGGCAGGGCAGGCCAGAAGCCTGACCCACCGCCATGCCCCCTCTTCCAGTTCTGCGGAGCCACCATTGCTGGCCTGTCCCTGCTGTCCCCCAGCGTCATGCGGCTGGTTCATACCCAGGAGCCAGGACAGTGGCTGGAACTGTTGCTGGAGCCAGGCTCCCTCTACATTCTAAGGTACAGCTGTGGAGCCCTATCCCCAGTGACATGCCAGATGCCCACCTGACTCTTTTGAGAATCCTCTCATTCAGCCTTCAGAGCAAACACTACCCCTAGGGAGGTGCAGGGGCAGCAAAGGGACTGGGACTGCAGTCTGCCTGGTCACTCACTCATAACCAGTTTTCTCTTGCAGGGACTCAGCCCGTTATGACTTCTCCCATGAGATCCTTCGAGATGAAGAGTCCTTTTTTGGGGAGCGGCGGATTCCCCGGGGCCGGCGCATCTCTGTGATCTGCCGCTCCCTTCCTGAGGAAATGGGGCCAGGGTGGCCAGCACCAGCCTGCTGATGTCCAGAGTGGCCCCCACCTGCTCCCAGACACCAGACACTGCTCCCAGCTGGCTGTCTGCCAGAGTAAGACCTGCAGGAGAAGGCCTGGGTAGCACCTGTTCACAAAGAGCCTTGGTGGCCGTCAGCGCTTGCTGGCACACACTCACAAGGCCAGGAGAGCAGCTTCTTTATTGTGGTCATTGCCAGAGCCCCAGCCCACCTCCCCTAACTTCTATTCTTCTCTCACTCAGGTCTCCAATAAATATGTCAGCTAAGCCCTTCAAGCCGTAGTTGCTCCATCAGCGCTGCTCTCAGACACCTGAATGGCTGGCCACTCCTAGCCACAGCCACAGGCAGCCGCTGAGAGCTGGGGCAGCTGCTGCCAGTGGTGGCGGTCATCGAGGAAGACCACATCGGCATAGCGGGTGGGCCGGCAGCAGGGCCCACCATGGGCTCTGCCCTGACCCCGCAGCAGGGCTAGCGTCAGGCCATGCTGGGTACGTGCACCTCTGGGGCAGCTGCCAGCGCAGTAACGGAAGATGACCTTCTCCTCTGAGGTGTAGCCCAAGCCCAGCTCAGCCACAGGCAGGGTCAGACTCCATAGCTGGCATGAACCGGCCAGGGCTCGGCGCAGGCGGGCATGGAGACTGTGGGCACCTGGTGGAAAGAAAGGGCACTGAAATGAGGCAGGGACTTAGCAGCAAGGACTTGGGAAGTCACCCGGGTCCCTGGGAGTCCTTACCCAGTGGTAGCCTCCAGGTCCCTCCGGCTTCTGCTGTCTGCTTAGACCAGAACTCTCCTGTTGCCACTGGAGCTTTCTGGTGAGCATCAGAGTCCCAGCTGAGGCCCAACTGCAGTGACAGGACCAGCAGAGAGATGAGCAGGACCCTCCCTGTGGCCATTGTGAGAGACAGGTCCTGGGGCCGCGGGAGCCCCATGCTCTGAACTTATTCCCTGCCTGGCTGGGGGCTTAACCTCTTCACTGCCAGCACCACGGTCCCAGGAGGCACTGGAGACCCTGCCCAGCTCATCCTTATGTCTCAGGGCTTGGCCTTGGCTCCTTGTACCCCACACCTCGTCCTTCTACGAGTTAAGGGCtcgcccccaccccacccagacATTCCGCAGACCCATTTCCAACACCGTGACACCCCGATTTATGAGTTGTCAAGCCTGAAGCCAGAGACAAGCCCAGGGCGAACAACCCGTGTCCCTACCCCACCTGCTGTTTGGTGGGAGAGGTAAGGCCCCCCCCGGGAAGTCCCTCCCAATGAAGGAGGTGTGGGGCTTAGGAGCCCCTGCATGCAGATGGGGGCAGACAAGCTAGAAAGGGCGCGCGGAAGGTAGACTAGCCAGTCCCATCAGGGCTCCCGCCTGGAGGATTAAGACATCATTCCCCTGTCTCCGGACCTGGCTGAGCCAGCATCAAAACAGGAAAAGGGAGAGGCCTGGGGACAGCCAAGTGCCGGGACACAAGGGGGCAGGAACAACTCTTTCTGGAAGGCCAACTTGGGAACCCTGCAGCTGCAGCCCCATCCTGGGGTTCCAGAGCATCAGAGCCTGAGGGGATGCTGAAATGCACAGGGGCTAGTGTGGAGCCAGCAGGAGGTCACTGAGAGGTGCAGGCTTTGGGGGGTGGCTGTGCCTGTGTGACCCAGGGAAGTGGGCACCTAGTATTAGTGTGGTGCCTGGCAACCATGGGCGCCTGGAACTTTCAAGGTGGTTGGGCACCGCTggcccacacctgtcatcctagctacttgggaggctgagatgtggaggatcacggttcaaggctagcctgggcaaatagtttgcaagaccctatttccaaaataagcagagcaaaatggactggaggcatgactcaaacaGTGGAGTGCTCACTTCTCAAGcataaagctctgaattcaaagccAAGTcctgcttaaaagaaaaagaactgtttGAGGCAAAGGAATACACATAACTTGTTTGCTGTTTGAGGTGCCTGATCCACACACTGAGGAGGTTAAAACTTGAAGACTTCACAAGATAGGGAAACCCAGACACATGTGCTCACATTTCCACGCCGCAGTATGTGGCTAGCTGGTAGAAGTAAGCTGCCTCTTGGTGTGATCACTCATACTGCTCTGAGTGACTGCAAATTACAGCCCTCTGCCCTAAACCCTGCCTCAGAAATTCTTCCACACATGAGCCAGCCCACCCAGCCCAGGGACATTGCCACCTTGCCTGTCCCAGGCCTCAACATCCATCTGTGAacggtgctggtgcagtctgtggtcACTAGATCTTGGTCTTTGCGCTCCACATgaagaatccaagcagaggaCGTGGATGGGGTGGGGtagaacagctttattgagaaGGGGActcacctgttctgccaggtgaggaacgGGAAGTCTGCCAGGTGGCTGCAGGTGGAGTCCGCCAGcagagcttttctttttcaggtgcctttaaaactaTCCCATGGGGGGGTCAAGCCAAGGAGGTTCCTACCCAATAATGAGAATGAGTGGGGCagggcatgggcagttcccagccaggtgagggtggtctacCCCCACGCAACCTACCTGAGCTTTTCCTATTTCTAGACTGCCTCACATCCACAAGGGTCTACTTTATTGACCGTCCTAGTACCTATTCAGATGACTTCTAAATCCAAAAAGGTCACTTGTTTGAAGTTATCCAGAGTTAAAGAATGTGGGTTGGCAAAGGCGCTCAAGTgacaaagcacctgcctggcaagtgtgaggccctgagttcaagccccaataccaccaaaaacaacaaaaactgagtTAAGGAATGCGCCAGGGATTGGAACCCAGATCACTCTGAACACGACAGCTCTGTACCTAACTATTAAGCCACACTGCCTGTTCTCCTGGGCAGAAGTCCACATGGTAGAGACAGCAGGGGTGAAACTGCCCAGGCTGGTGGGAGGCTGGGCAAAAGGGGACATTCCTGGGAATTAGCCTGACATCCCAGGCATTTGGGCTTGGCAGCCTGGGCCTGCAGAACTGGGCAGGGAGGCTTTCCACCTAGAGTTTCCAGGGGTGGGCAAGACCGAAGGCCCCATCCACCCTCCCGCCAGGTCACGTAGGATACAGGTTCCAAGGTGGTAACTGCAGCCAGATTCCATCCTCAGCCACGTTACTGTCTAGGAATTTGGAGACACCCTCACCCTGTAGACGCCTGGCCATGCCGGCCATAATAAATTATCAGGTCTGCTAGGGGATAAGGGAACCCCAGAAACATTACTGGGAAACAGTAAGGCCCAGAGGCCAGCACCAGCCACCAGGGCGTAGCACTCTGGTGGCCACCTGGGGACAGAGCCCCAAGCTGAGAACTGCACATAACAGGATCCAAGTGGCACTCCTAGGTGGCTGGCAGAAGCAAATGCAAAAGCTACCTGCCAGGCAAAATTCCCGTGAGCACCCAGCCCTGGTGACAAAGACGAGGAAATGGCCTGTCAGGAAGGCGAGGTAGGAGACGGGGCAGGCTGCTTATCAACTGTGGACTCTAGGTGCGTCTGACAGATGAAGATGAAGGATGCTTaagtaaaaatgcaaaataggaaaagaaacgaTCAAAAACACCCATGGATAAGACACTCCAAACTCAACAGTCCATGCCAGACAGAAACAAAGATAACTTTGGGCAACTGAAAATAGGGTCATTGAAATAAAACAGGCATGGTGGCCATGACTGCGATCCcaatgctcaggaggcagaggcaggagaattacaagttcaaagcccgcctgggctatatagggagatggtcacaagaaacaaaaagtaatgCCAGCACTGGTGTTTCACgcctataattgtagctactcggaaggcagagattaggaagatcatggttcaaatccagcctgggcaaacagttcagcaaaccctatgtggaaaaaaccattcataaaaagggctggtggagtgactcaggtgtaggtcctgagttcaagcaccagtactgcaaaaaaaaagtaaaattaaataggTAATAGGTACCCAGTGGACATGGACCAGCTGAGCAAGAGAGAGGGGAATCTGCTCTGCTGTTACCCAGCAGGCAGCGTGGGtgtgtggggggaaaggggggggCTCCATCAACAGAAAGAAGGCTGACTCATGAAAATGAGGCCTACAGGGTGCCTGCAACTCCATGAGGGACTGAGGAGCCTGTCCAGGCTTTTCTGGAGTGCCCTGGGACTTGGGGAGCAGGACGCTGGGCAGGGACATATGGCAGTGAGCATGCACAAACACTGGGTCTGCAGCATGTTTATTAGGCAGTGCCTCACTCGGTGAGCGAGAAGTGCATTTTGTCATTGATCATCTTCCGCTCAGGGTTCAGGCG
The sequence above is drawn from the Castor canadensis chromosome 14, mCasCan1.hap1v2, whole genome shotgun sequence genome and encodes:
- the Alkbh7 gene encoding alpha-ketoglutarate-dependent dioxygenase alkB homolog 7, mitochondrial isoform X1 — translated: MAMTRSGRLALRTLQGSGWVRGSGPAVLSRLQDEAVVRPGFLSKAEEETLSRELEPELRRRRYEYDHWDAAIHGFRETEKSRWSEASRAILQRVQVAAFGPGQTLLSPVHVLDLEPQGYIKPHVDSVKFCGATIAGLSLLSPSVMRLVHTQEPGQWLELLLEPGSLYILRDSARYDFSHEILRDEESFFGERRIPRGRRISVICRSLPEEMGPGWPAPAC
- the Alkbh7 gene encoding alpha-ketoglutarate-dependent dioxygenase alkB homolog 7, mitochondrial isoform X2, giving the protein MAMTRSGRLALRTLQGSGWVRGSGPAVLSRLQDEAVVRPGFLSKAEEETLSRELEPELRRRRYEYDHWDAAIHGFRETEKSRWSEASRAILQRVQFCGATIAGLSLLSPSVMRLVHTQEPGQWLELLLEPGSLYILRDSARYDFSHEILRDEESFFGERRIPRGRRISVICRSLPEEMGPGWPAPAC
- the Clpp gene encoding ATP-dependent Clp protease proteolytic subunit, mitochondrial, translated to MWPIVLVGGARVAAVKCGALGPRLAARFLPQRTPGSGLALYRGLHASAVRALPLIPIVVEQTGRGERAYDIYSRLLRERIVCVMGPIDDGVASLVIAQLLFLQSESNKKPIHMYINSPGGVVTAGLAIYDTMQYILNPICTWCVGQAASMGSLLLAAGSPGMRHSLPNSRIMIHQPSGGARGQATDIAIQAEEIMKLKKQLYNIYAKHTKQSLQVIESAMERDRYMSPMEAQEFGILDKVLVHPPQDGEDEPELVQKEPVPAPADPPTGSST
- the Pspn gene encoding persephin → MGLPRPQDLSLTMATGRVLLISLLVLSLQLGLSWDSDAHQKAPVATGEFWSKQTAEAGGTWRLPLGAHSLHARLRRALAGSCQLWSLTLPVAELGLGYTSEEKVIFRYCAGSCPRGARTQHGLTLALLRGQGRAHGGPCCRPTRYADVVFLDDRHHWQQLPQLSAAACGCG